A genomic segment from Leptolyngbya boryana PCC 6306 encodes:
- the psbU gene encoding photosystem II complex extrinsic protein PsbU: protein MIDLNNADVRAFQAYPGMYPTLAKKILQNAPYSKVTDVLDIPGLVDTQKKLLEKNLDNFTVSEIPDRFIDDRTDS from the coding sequence ATGATTGATTTAAACAATGCTGATGTGCGTGCATTTCAAGCTTATCCGGGGATGTATCCTACGTTGGCTAAGAAGATTTTACAAAATGCACCCTACAGCAAGGTCACGGATGTGCTGGACATACCCGGTCTGGTTGATACACAGAAAAAACTCCTAGAGAAGAATTTAGATAATTTTACCGTTAGCGAGATACCTGATCGCTTTATTGACGATAGGACTGATAGCTAA
- a CDS encoding DUF4365 domain-containing protein produces the protein MESWVSSSPMHTSTRKEEFSYAYVHAIASTAGFCVQPKSRPMDSAGLDIIIEAPGAMTKGVLSFPKIEAQVKCTATKANITELFIKFPLEVKNYNKLRLTSHLVPQILIVVLVPEILENWIEITEPESTVIRKCAYWLSLKGKEETLNDETITVSIPRSNLLTPESLTELMSKVAHRQDL, from the coding sequence ATGGAATCTTGGGTATCAAGCAGTCCGATGCATACAAGTACTCGGAAGGAGGAGTTCAGCTATGCCTACGTCCATGCAATTGCCTCAACTGCTGGTTTTTGTGTTCAGCCAAAATCTCGTCCAATGGATAGTGCTGGGTTAGACATCATAATTGAAGCGCCAGGTGCAATGACAAAAGGAGTACTCAGTTTTCCTAAAATTGAAGCTCAAGTCAAATGTACAGCTACTAAAGCCAACATCACTGAATTATTCATTAAGTTTCCACTTGAGGTGAAAAACTATAACAAGTTGAGGCTAACTTCTCATTTGGTTCCACAAATATTAATCGTGGTCTTAGTGCCAGAAATCTTAGAGAATTGGATTGAGATAACAGAACCCGAATCTACTGTCATACGAAAATGTGCCTACTGGTTATCCTTAAAGGGAAAGGAGGAAACCTTAAATGATGAAACTATAACCGTCAGCATCCCTCGATCAAACTTGCTTACTCCCGAATCCCTGACTGAACTTATGAGCAAGGTCGCACACAGGCAAGACTTATGA
- a CDS encoding peptidoglycan DD-metalloendopeptidase family protein gives MKRAVPQDANSVLFSAIEPESAEEQPRQLPQETSRTVRTSAAMFGLAFSVGAYGLAAPQQAQAAVPTDSTASDLTPGTPASVDAPTATAPTAVAASTTTHTVQEGQTLWKIAELYGIDAAKLANLNSLQANAVLSVGQVLQVPMGDRMAATISGAPIKSLPNLKSIPVIPAQPQVQSTSERVASVVAKPKQTALAELKQNRDRLKQSLAELKSEEPAQSQTVAIMPQAESQQLVTYRVNPGETLSSIAQAHGMTARDLAALNRLNNPNLVQANQFIQVPQKSGQSLVAQALPEPAPQAPVASVQAPADIQVPTVPSLASTQNPSVPLAIGGDARQFAFRPARNRAPEVQQVDVRRSDDQYVNTLLGEISRLRERYQSRSVNREAPKAAEAVSSRRNPQFNPNRTVSSLRTTSRSANSSDVNNSGQTRLERMLADAPKPQRQVVATAPAGSESYAPILRSPVGKTVSPNLPPLGRSDAYMPGDRFKGYMWPAKGVLSSPYGWRWGRMHKGIDIAAPVGTPIVAAASGKVVTAGWNDGGYGKLVEVEHADGSVTLYAHNNRILVRVGQQVRQGQQIAEMGSTGFSTGPHSHFEVHVPGRGAVNPIALLPQSRS, from the coding sequence TTGAAACGAGCAGTTCCGCAAGACGCAAACTCAGTTCTGTTTAGCGCGATCGAACCCGAAAGCGCTGAAGAACAGCCCCGGCAGTTGCCCCAAGAGACATCCCGAACCGTTCGGACCTCTGCTGCCATGTTTGGACTCGCTTTCTCAGTCGGTGCTTACGGACTCGCTGCGCCCCAACAGGCACAAGCGGCTGTCCCCACTGATTCGACAGCGTCTGACCTGACACCTGGCACGCCTGCTTCGGTAGATGCGCCCACCGCCACTGCACCGACTGCAGTTGCTGCTTCCACGACGACCCATACTGTTCAAGAGGGTCAAACACTCTGGAAGATTGCCGAACTCTACGGCATCGACGCTGCAAAGCTAGCGAATCTAAATAGCTTGCAAGCCAATGCAGTCCTCTCGGTAGGACAAGTTTTACAGGTACCGATGGGCGATCGTATGGCAGCTACTATCAGTGGCGCTCCCATCAAGTCGTTACCGAATCTCAAATCTATTCCGGTGATTCCCGCGCAACCGCAAGTCCAGTCCACATCGGAACGTGTAGCATCGGTTGTCGCAAAACCTAAGCAAACGGCACTCGCTGAATTGAAGCAAAACCGTGATCGCTTGAAGCAAAGTTTGGCGGAGTTGAAGTCTGAGGAGCCAGCCCAATCTCAAACCGTTGCGATCATGCCTCAGGCAGAGTCACAGCAGCTTGTCACATATCGAGTGAATCCAGGTGAAACGCTTTCCTCGATCGCACAAGCGCATGGCATGACAGCTCGCGACCTAGCAGCACTGAATCGCCTGAATAACCCCAATTTGGTGCAGGCAAACCAATTCATTCAAGTTCCTCAAAAATCAGGTCAATCTCTGGTTGCTCAAGCTCTCCCTGAGCCAGCCCCGCAAGCTCCTGTTGCATCAGTACAGGCTCCTGCTGATATCCAGGTTCCGACCGTCCCCAGTTTGGCATCGACTCAAAATCCGAGTGTGCCATTAGCGATTGGCGGTGATGCACGCCAGTTTGCATTCCGCCCTGCTCGTAATCGCGCGCCTGAAGTTCAACAGGTGGATGTGCGCCGATCTGACGATCAGTACGTGAATACCTTGCTGGGCGAAATCTCGCGACTGAGAGAACGCTATCAATCTCGCTCTGTAAATCGTGAAGCGCCGAAGGCCGCCGAAGCAGTTTCTTCTCGTCGTAATCCTCAGTTCAACCCGAATCGTACGGTCTCTTCCCTTCGCACGACGAGCCGTAGTGCCAATAGTTCTGATGTAAACAACTCTGGTCAAACGCGTTTAGAGCGAATGTTAGCAGACGCACCGAAGCCACAGCGTCAAGTGGTTGCGACTGCGCCAGCTGGATCTGAGTCTTACGCACCTATTCTGCGTTCTCCGGTTGGCAAGACGGTTTCGCCGAACTTGCCGCCTCTGGGGCGCTCTGACGCTTATATGCCAGGAGATCGCTTCAAGGGCTATATGTGGCCTGCGAAAGGGGTATTGTCTTCTCCTTATGGCTGGCGTTGGGGACGGATGCACAAAGGGATCGATATCGCAGCTCCGGTTGGGACTCCGATTGTTGCAGCCGCTTCCGGTAAAGTTGTGACGGCTGGCTGGAATGATGGCGGTTACGGGAAGCTTGTGGAAGTTGAACATGCAGATGGTAGTGTGACGCTCTATGCTCACAACAACCGGATTCTGGTTCGTGTGGGTCAACAAGTCCGACAAGGGCAGCAAATTGCTGAGATGGGAAGTACAGGTTTCAGTACGGGTCCTCACTCACATTTTGAAGTTCATGTACCCGGTCGGGGGGCTGTAAACCCGATCGCGTTGTTGCCTCAGTCTCGAAGTTAG
- a CDS encoding tRNA (cytidine(34)-2'-O)-methyltransferase, whose amino-acid sequence MPKVVLVHPQIPPNTGNIARTCAATQTELHLVAPLGFEISDRYLKRAGLDYWEYVNLTVHDSIDDFQTYSQSQGGRWIGFSAKATQNFTQIQYRDDDWLLFGCETAGLPDDVMQTCPILAYIPITQPAVRGFNLSVSAALGLFEARRQLGHLS is encoded by the coding sequence ATGCCTAAAGTTGTTCTCGTTCATCCCCAAATTCCGCCCAATACAGGTAATATCGCCCGCACTTGTGCCGCAACTCAAACTGAACTTCACCTCGTTGCCCCGCTAGGTTTTGAAATTAGCGATCGCTATCTCAAGCGTGCGGGTCTCGACTACTGGGAATACGTCAACCTCACGGTTCACGATTCGATCGACGACTTCCAAACTTACTCTCAAAGCCAGGGTGGACGCTGGATCGGCTTCAGTGCCAAAGCGACCCAGAACTTCACCCAAATTCAGTATCGAGACGATGACTGGCTCTTGTTTGGTTGTGAAACCGCAGGTCTGCCTGACGACGTGATGCAGACTTGCCCAATTCTTGCCTATATTCCCATTACTCAACCTGCAGTGCGGGGCTTTAACCTCTCGGTCAGCGCCGCACTTGGGCTGTTTGAAGCGCGCCGTCAACTCGGGCACCTGAGTTAG
- a CDS encoding tetratricopeptide repeat protein: MTETRKNRWLLNLVLIVATVGLLGVTMLPLVTSAISSNSQANKPNPSPSQAATPQDQKADIEAQARGYEEVLKREPENSTALRGLLEARLKLNDVKGVIDPLEKLVKLNPNQTEYAVLLAQAKQQLNDPEGAAQAYRNILQSKPGDLNALAGISDLLIKQKRPEAAIGLLQDTLKQAPTANKTQPNSVDTTAVQVLLGKVFASQKRYDEALTTFDEASKTNANDFQPVLYKALVLKEQGKNDEAKPLFDKATSLAPAQFKDQITRLSTTQPSASESGTTSPTTSPTNSAPATPNPGAAPTNPAQSN, encoded by the coding sequence GTGACCGAAACGCGCAAAAATCGTTGGCTCCTGAACCTTGTCTTAATCGTGGCAACGGTCGGCTTATTGGGTGTGACGATGTTACCCCTGGTTACCTCTGCGATTAGCAGTAACTCACAAGCCAATAAGCCAAATCCTAGCCCTTCTCAAGCCGCCACTCCTCAAGATCAAAAAGCGGATATCGAAGCACAAGCGAGAGGCTACGAAGAAGTTCTCAAGCGTGAACCCGAAAACTCGACTGCTCTGCGCGGGCTTTTAGAAGCGCGGCTCAAGCTCAACGATGTTAAAGGGGTGATTGACCCGCTCGAAAAACTCGTCAAACTCAATCCGAATCAGACTGAATATGCCGTTCTGCTCGCTCAGGCAAAACAGCAGTTGAACGATCCAGAAGGAGCCGCACAAGCTTACCGCAATATTTTGCAATCCAAACCCGGTGATTTGAATGCGCTCGCTGGAATTTCAGACTTATTAATCAAACAAAAACGTCCTGAAGCCGCGATCGGGCTGTTACAAGACACCCTCAAACAAGCTCCAACCGCCAATAAAACTCAGCCGAATAGTGTAGATACCACTGCAGTTCAAGTCTTACTCGGCAAAGTTTTTGCGTCTCAAAAACGCTATGACGAAGCTTTAACCACATTTGATGAGGCTTCTAAAACCAATGCCAACGATTTTCAGCCAGTTCTCTACAAAGCCCTAGTGCTGAAGGAACAGGGTAAAAACGATGAGGCAAAACCGCTCTTTGATAAAGCGACCTCTCTCGCACCTGCTCAATTTAAAGATCAAATCACTCGGTTAAGTACAACTCAACCTTCAGCTTCAGAGTCGGGAACCACTAGCCCAACTACTAGCCCAACCAATTCTGCTCCCGCTACGCCAAATCCAGGAGCGGCTCCCACAAATCCTGCTCAAAGCAATTAG
- a CDS encoding response regulator: MSWVLVVDDSAVVRELISTELRHQGFDVAVANDGVDAISVIQKHPPDLVITDVVMPRMNGYELCRWIKSDPRSQNIPVMICSIKGEDFDRYWGMKQGADAYMIKPCPPAEMLSAIDYLLSRSATSN, from the coding sequence ATGAGTTGGGTTTTAGTCGTGGACGATAGCGCGGTTGTGCGAGAACTCATTTCTACCGAATTGCGGCATCAAGGATTTGATGTTGCCGTTGCGAATGATGGTGTTGATGCCATATCCGTCATTCAAAAACATCCACCCGATCTGGTCATTACAGATGTCGTGATGCCGCGCATGAATGGCTATGAGCTTTGCCGTTGGATCAAAAGTGATCCACGCAGCCAGAACATTCCAGTCATGATCTGTTCGATTAAAGGTGAAGATTTCGATCGCTACTGGGGCATGAAACAAGGTGCAGATGCGTACATGATCAAACCCTGTCCACCTGCTGAGATGTTAAGTGCGATCGATTATTTACTGTCTCGCTCAGCCACGTCAAACTGA